In one Lycium barbarum isolate Lr01 chromosome 7, ASM1917538v2, whole genome shotgun sequence genomic region, the following are encoded:
- the LOC132602953 gene encoding uncharacterized protein LOC132602953 translates to MLEQLLIFTRGGLILWTYKELGNALRGSPIDALIRSCLLEERSGAASYNYDVPGAAYTLKWTFHNDLGLVFVAVYQKILHLLYVDELLAMVKREFSEIYDPKKTVYNEFDDIFQQLRKEAEARAEDIKKSKQVGKPVNNNLGKKQGQLQNGGTDGGNKKKGGGESGKDGGDGDKVKGNAKENGHSNGRTGNGVVQVNCKENGNSTAGAFDVNKLQKLRVKGGKKVDTVVNKGSKAEPTKKIKKNRVWDDSPKESKLDFTDPMSENIAVVAAVEGESMMDKEEIVSSDSETEEDEEPGKDNKVEAKKKGWFSSMFQSIAGKAKLEKADLEPALKALKDRLMTKNVAEEIAEKLCESVAASLEGKKLGSFTRISSTVQAAMEEALARILTPKRSIDILRDVHAAKEQEKPYVVVFVGVNGVGKSTNLAKVAYWLLQHNINVMMAACDTFRSGAVEQLRTHARRLQIPIFEKGYEKDPAIVAKEAIQEANRNGSDVVLVDTAGRMQDNEPLMRALSKLIYVNSPDLILFVGEALVGNDAVDQLSKFNQKLGDLSPSPDPRLIDGILLTKFDTIDDKVGAALSMVYISGAPVMFVGCGQSYTDLKKLNVKSIVKTLLK, encoded by the exons ATGTTAGAGCAGTTACTGATATTCACTAGAGGGGGTTTGATCCTCTGGACATATAAAGAACTTGGAAATGCGCTTAGAGGCTCTCCAATTGATGCGTTGATTCGTTCATGTCTTTTGGAGGAACGTTCAGGTGCTGCATCATACAATTATGATGTTCCTGGAGCTGCTTACACTCTTAAATGGACTTTCCACAACGATCTGGGACTTGTTTTCGTCGCTGTGTATCAGAAGATTCTCCATCTTTTATATGTGGATGAGTTGCTTGCTATGGTTAAACGTGAATTCTCGGAGATTTATGATCCAAAAAAGACTGTCTAcaatgaatttgatgatatttttcaACAGCTCCGGAAGGAGGCGGAGGCTCGTGCTGAGGATATCAAGAAATCGAAGCAGGTGGGAAAACCTGTCAACAATAATCTTGGTAAGAAGCAAGGACAGCTGCAAAATGGTGGTACTGATGGAGGCAACAAAAAAAAGGGTGGTGGTGAATCAGGAAAAGATGGTGGAGATGGTGATAAAGTGAAAGGCAATGCTAAGGAGAATGGGCATTCTAACGGTAGAACTGGAAATGGAGTAGTACAGGTTAATTGTAAAGAGAATGGGAATTCCACTGCTGGGGCTTTTGATGTAAATAAGCTACAGAAGCTCAGGGTTAAAGGTGGAAAGAAAGTAGATACTGTTGTAAACAAAGGTTCCAAGGCGGAGCCTACAAAAAAGATAAAGAAGAATAGAGTTTGGGATGATTCACCTAAGGAGTCAAAATTGGATTTCACGGACCCTATGAGTGAGAATATAGCTGTTGTGGCAGCAGTAGAAGGTGAGAGCATGATGGATAAAGAGGAGATTGTGAGTAGTGATAGTGAGACTGAAGAGGATGAGGAACCAGGGAAAGATAACAAAGTTGAGGCAAAGAAGAAAGGCTGGTTCTCATCCATGTTCCAGAG TATCGCGGGGAAGGCAAAATTGGAGAAGGCGGACCTCGAACCAGCTCTAAAAGCGCTAAAGGACAGGCTGATGACCAAGAATGTG GCTGAGGAAATAGCTGAAAAGCTGTGTGAATCTGTGGCAGCAAGTCTGGAGGGTAAAAAACTTGGATCATTTACAAGAATTTCTTCAACAGTTCAG GCAGCAATGGAGGAGGCTCTTGCCCGCATCTTGACTCCTAAACGCTCCATTGATATTCTAAGGGATGTCCATGCTGCTAAGGAACAAGAAAAACCATATGTTGTGGTTTTTGTTGGAGTAAACGGAGTTGGAAAATCTACTAATCTTGCCAAG GTTGCATACTGGCTTTTGCAGCATAATATCAATGTCATGATGGCTGCTTGTGACACGTTCCGATCAGGAGCAGTTGAACAGCTTCGTACTCATGCACGTAGACTCCAG ATCCCAATATTTGAGAAGGGCTATGAGAAGGATCCTGCTATTGTAGCTAAGGAAGCAATTCAGGAGGCTAATCGAAATGGTTCAGATGTTGTTCTTGTCGATACAGCTGGTCGGATGCAG GATAATGAACCATTGATGCGAGCATTGTCAAAGCTTATATACGTCAATAGTCCAGATCTGATCCTTTTTGTTGGGGAGGCACTCGTAGGCAATGATGCTGTAGACCAGCTGTCGAAGTTCAACCAG AAATTAGGAGATCTCTCACCCTCACCAGACCCGAGGTTAATCGATGGAATTTTGCTGACCAAATTTGACACAATCGATGACAAG GTTGGTGCAGCGTTATCCATGGTTTACATATCCGGAGCCCCtgtcatgtttgtgggttgtggcCAGTCTTATACAGACTTGAAGAAGCTGAATGTCAAGTCCATTGTGAAGACACTCCTCAAATGA